From the Elaeis guineensis isolate ETL-2024a chromosome 16, EG11, whole genome shotgun sequence genome, the window CAAAGATGGATGAAGAACCTGTATTTCATGAAGAACAGACCAACATGGCATTGCCTTGTCAATTATGCAAGCTTGGGAGGATGACAATAACACAAGGCTTAGAGCTCAAGCactatattattctttattttttctgaCAGACGCTAAGATGGTCATTGGTAAGTTGGCTGTGTCTGCATATATTCACATTCACAGGCAATAGACACGCCCAGATATTTTGAATAGATCTTTTGTAGCTAGAAGAATTCATCACATTCTAAGTCATCTAAACACTACAGCTGAAAAGATACATGTCCACATGCATGATAAGCATCCATTATTTGAATTGATAGGCCAATACAGACATTTTATTTTTCTACACAAAAAATATGCATGTATTTTTGCACTCTTCATCACATTTATGCTTCCATAGCAGCTTAACTACTAACAAGTAAATACTGCATTTCTTCAAAACCTATCCATGTATTCCTGTGTCTGAGTCATGAACTGGCACTGTGATGTGATAGAAGATACTCGTAAAGAAACGATAACAAGATGTGTCTGTAATAGGCTACTCCAACTTATCTATTTCTTTCTCCCATTTGAGTCCAAACATTTGACGACCAAAGGGTACGATGAGATTGTAACGCAGAACCTGCAAATTTAACTCCATGAAATCTCTTGTAGAGCTTCACTTTGTTGTTTTAAACCTAAAAAACCAGGAATTTGCTTCATAGAATTACTCACCTTATCGTTGATGTCGCGCATCTGTGCCTTGAGAGACTCAGAATTCTCAAGCCATTCGGAATCATCATGATTTGATCTTCTGGCCCAAGCTTTCTTCAAAGCTGTCCTCCACTCTGCAATCCTTGAACGAATTTCCTTGTTTAATTCAACCCACTCAGGTGCACAACCATTTCTAGAAAGGATTCTATACAAGGTGTCTTCTGCAGGATCTGCATGAGTGTTTGTGCCAAGGTTGAGAGGTTTCCCCTTTCCTGGTAGATTCTCGAAGTGACCTTCTTCCATGGAGTGCCATATTCTTTGTTCCACAACATTAACGATGTCTGTTTCAGACCTGCCACATAAGCAAATATCACAAGTAAAGAGATTTTCGAGTTCATATTAGATAGCCAAATCTTGCCAAAATAGTGTATTAATACAATGATTAGGACAGCATATAGCTTGGCAAATCCCTACCATGAAAGAATATTAGGCCCAGATAATCTACAAAAGGAATGAAAGGCAACGTGCCTGGGTCCCCTCTGGGAGAATTTCCATGAGTACAGTAGAGATCAGTAGTGGGAAATATTCGAGTTGTGCACTGTCCTAGCATTGCTCCAATGTACTTCTAGGTGGGACTGGGTTTGTTCAACTGTTTACCacaatttattgataaatataaCAATCAGGATCAACCAGTCAAACACCACAGCTTTCCAAACAATAGATTATCCACTTTTTCAGACAGCAATAAACACAAGGTCATGATCCTGAttaaaaattgatcttgtgctcaTCATTTTCAAGTTTCTAATCCATGTTAAACGCACATGCACACACGTGCATGCACACacacatggaggagagagagatcaTTAAGTAGAATAATTATGCTGCGTGGGAACATACAAAAGAGTCGGATTTTCAAGTGTTCCAGATAGCTGAATCCATCTTTTAAAACGTACTTTGTTGAAACAGAATGTTATCTAAAAGGTGTACTTTTGAATATAATAAATGACAAACGTATATTATTGTAAATAGTTACCAACTATTGCTTCTAAGTTCTTAAACAAAGTTAAATGTTAAGCGTCATCATTCTTTTCATTCTAATTAACTTATAAGATTTTCTATGTTATGACCCACCAAGAGTCTGAAACAAGCACATCATTCAACTCAAGGGGATTAGCTCATTCATCATGTTTTGGATGTACAAGATTTCTAACATAATGACAAACACGAAAACGAGAAAATAGTTTACTAGATTAACTCAGTACATATCAATATACAAAATCAGATAGCTGATTTTGATTTTCTGTCGAACAATCTCTTCATTATGACCTTGTTCTGCAAACATACATGCACAGATTCAGAAGCATAAACGATGATGAACAGATACATATAACAATTTTCATTCTATGCTGATTCTTATCATGATGATAAGAAAACTGCAGCATGACTTTTATATCAGAATAATGCTAGCAATTAATAAAACAATTAGCCACTAACTTTAGATAACTAAGGGACTTGTCCATTCTATTTTCCATGCACAATGGGTTTCCCAGATGATTGTGTATAAATGCACAGCAATGAtctgatctgatctgatggttcaaGCATTATAGAAAACAACTGGAAAGACTATCATTAGCAAAACGATGAATTCTCTAGCATGGCTAAGAAGCTGTAGCGAATGACTTGATCTGTTATCTTAGCTGAAGAATTTTGCCCACTTTGTTTTGAAGTAGTTGATCCTAAGATCTGCAGTGATGTCATCATTCCTGTTACTGGAAGAGAATATATATGGACTACAAATTGATGGTTGCTAATGTATGTACAGTTCTGTGCATTAAAAATATATGGCTTAATTTGGCAGAAACTGGAAGCAAATATTTTCCTTTTACCTTTTGACATTCCAACTAAGAAGCCAAACTTCCTACCCTACCAACATCACATCTGAGATTTTCCCTTAGCATTTGGATAGTAATATTTATAAAGTTTAGGTACAAGGGCCAACATTGTCGCCACCATAGGTTGAACAGAATGCTTGTCAGGAGCTTAGCAGTCAGGGGCCTGGTACACGAAGCATGATGTGTGAAATGCTTGGACTGGTATAGAACTACATCAATGGGTACCATTCAAGATAGTATATGCACATCAAAAGACTAATTTCTCATGCAGATAGATTGGGTAGCTTTATTATGAAGAATAGACACGTCGTTTACTACTAGAAAGATAATCTACATTCTTAGACACCACATACTATTAACCCCTCTCAGAAATGCAATAGCaaaaatcaagacaaaaatatTGGAATGGGTAGTAGAGAACAGTTCCTAGCAGAGTTGGAGGGAAAACTTGGTTAGAAAATTGGACAGTTAATATGGGCGAGCAAAAGCCTATTAAATATCTCACATTTTCTCAATTAATGGAGTGTTGATTGAAAGCAATTACTACATTGAAATTGGTCTTGACCTTGAATAACAATAGCAGTTGAACAAATCCACCTTCTCCAACAATCTAAGATTGTTGTTACACTCCTAATATGCAAGGAACAGTGGAAAAGGATAACAATGATGAAATTAAATGCCTATTTACTTTGCAAAAAATGAAATGTTTACACT encodes:
- the LOC105059059 gene encoding uncharacterized protein; translated protein: MVFGATRGSHATEAGPLLRSTSMAGALVAPPARRLAGSLPHLRSGLQSIWSSSWIDVDPPSPTSSSTGSVSSSSAPRKKLSHRLSSVVDAVNDRKLPPELRGRANAVRSETDIVNVVEQRIWHSMEEGHFENLPGKGKPLNLGTNTHADPAEDTLYRILSRNGCAPEWVELNKEIRSRIAEWRTALKKAWARRSNHDDSEWLENSESLKAQMRDINDKVLRYNLIVPFGRQMFGLKWEKEIDKLE